The DNA segment TATCATCTCCAGTTTATTTCCTATTTATAACTTAATAAATATTGAAAAGTAAAAAAAAATCATAGAAGCGTGTTTTTTGTCAAATTTACTAATATTAATTAGACTATTCCATTCCATTTTGTTTCAGGTAAAATCTGTTACAGATTTTCACGTTCAAAATCTAATATTTTTGAAACAACCATTCCAGGATCCTTCAATTCTTCTAAATCATAATAACGGCCACCAGCTGCCAGTGCAAGTTCCATGTTCACTTCATGACCATAACGTACTGATCTTTCGAAGTTTATTACAATAGTGTGAATTTCTTTTTCTTTAATCTTCTCTGCAATGTTAAGGGCATCTTTAATAGGGCCGTCCTCTAAAGCAACATTGGGCATGCCATCAGAGAGTATGAGCAGCATAGGTACGAATTCATCCTTTAATTTCTCTTTTTTAAGAAGTTCATAACTTTTTCTCATTCCGGCGGCAAGTGGAGTTGTTCCTCCAACTCGGATATTTTCTATTTGTTCTCTAAAGGATGTGGCCCGGCGGGTGGTGGGGATAATTATCTCTGCTTCTTCTCCTTTAAACCCTATCACACTAATTCTGTCCTGATGACGATTAGTGTCCTCAATAACACTATTTAATATTCCTTTTAATCTGTTAGCTTTCTTATCAGAAAACATTGACCCACTTATATCCACTAACATGACTATAGAAGCTTTAGCACCATGTTTACGAATTTTATGACGCAAGTCTTCACTTTTTACCTTAATCTTTCCTTTAGAGCTTAAAGCAGCAGCTCGTAGTGTTGCGTCAATTGCAACATCACCAGAAGAGTTTTTGGGAAGTTTACTTTTGATATAACGCCCTTTCTGTGTTTTTGAATCAACTCTCGTACCGTAACGGCGATTTTTCTTTTTTCCCTTCATTTTCAAGAGTTTTTTGACGTCCACTTCTTCTTCTATGGCTTCAACCTTTTGTTCCTCTTTGTTGAGGGTTTTAAGTTTCATCCCTCTCTTTTTTCCTTCATTTTCTA comes from the Methanobacterium sp. genome and includes:
- a CDS encoding VWA domain-containing protein, with amino-acid sequence MKLKTLNKEEQKVEAIEEEVDVKKLLKMKGKKKNRRYGTRVDSKTQKGRYIKSKLPKNSSGDVAIDATLRAAALSSKGKIKVKSEDLRHKIRKHGAKASIVMLVDISGSMFSDKKANRLKGILNSVIEDTNRHQDRISVIGFKGEEAEIIIPTTRRATSFREQIENIRVGGTTPLAAGMRKSYELLKKEKLKDEFVPMLLILSDGMPNVALEDGPIKDALNIAEKIKEKEIHTIVINFERSVRYGHEVNMELALAAGGRYYDLEELKDPGMVVSKILDFERENL